Proteins encoded together in one Impatiens glandulifera chromosome 1, dImpGla2.1, whole genome shotgun sequence window:
- the LOC124922287 gene encoding uncharacterized protein LOC124922287, protein MATYTAIAFDSLIEPGSSKSMITANTILEKKNVAANAEADVSSPKLGKRHNTPTPLTIDRKYHWSQISPTLYATPEPTPLPTSPTSFSPSPYVINHKRRGPSLLRSSSQHDVAGPKQAVIDEGVVDANVVVLTPIPTEEKDMNAILDCGNLGDGSTISSVNGCLSRKDGIVGGMTLNLESVNELQDSIHPDKNNNEEEHRFGLQQYLNLATPGSEYFDAWDDLSSESGLQLSLHHAEAELREIRLSLSRETEKRNEAEERLNKMQCEWQKLREQLSLVGINLQADPSALEEEEGETVAEDVCCQLNVGQFVSDSIDRATAKAEIEMERRIETKNVEIARLWDKLRYYETMNSEMSQRNQEAMENARRVREGGNRWQKRLLFWGSISAGTAVVVGTGVLVWSYLDIGGGSSTQTDHSVATDHQTQHR, encoded by the exons ATGGCGACATACACTGCAATAGCCTTTGATAGCTTAATTGAACCAGGAAGTTCAAAGTCCATGATAACTGCAAATACCATTCTTGAGAAGAAAAATGTTGCTGCTAATGCAGAGGCAGATGTTTCCAGCCCAAAGTTGGGAAAAAGACATAATACGCCTACACCGCTTACAATAGATAGGAAGTACCATTGGTCTCAAATATCTCCCACACTCTATGCTACTCCTGAGCCCACTCCGCTTCCTACTTCCCCCACTTCCTTCTCTCCCTCACCTTATGTCATCAATCATAAGCGTCGAGGCCCGAGTTTGCTTAGGAGTTCCTCTCAGCACGATGTTGCTGGTCCTAAACAAGCTGTAATTGATGAAGGAGTTGTCGATGCTAATGTTGTCGTTCTTACACCGATCCCAACTGAAGAAAAAGACATGAATGCGATACTCGATTGCGGTAATTTAGGGGATGGCTCAACCATATCTTCTGTGAATGGATGTTTATCTAGAAAAGATGGAATTGTGGGAGGTATGACGTTAAATTTGGAATCTGTAAATGAGCTCCAAGATTCTATTCATCCTGATAAGAACAACAATGAAGAAGAGCATAGGTTTGGGCTACAACAGTATCTAAATCTAGCCACACCAGGATCTGAGTATTTTGATGCTTGGGATG ACTTGTCCTCTGAAAGTGGATTGCAGCTTTCTTTGCATCACGCTGAAGCTGAATTACGGGAAATAAGGCTGAGTTTGTCAAGGGAAACTGAGAAGAGAAATGAAGCGGAAGAGAGGCTGAATAAAATGCAGTGTGAATGGCAGAAGCTTCGAGAACAACTGTCTCTGGTGGGGATAAATCTCCAAGCAGACCCTAGTgcattagaagaagaagaaggagagaCAGTGGCAGAAGATGTATGCTGTCAACTTAATGTGGGGCAGTTTGTATCAGACTCTATAGACCGTGCTACAGCAAAGGCTGAGATTGAGATGGAACGTCGAATAGAGACAAAGAACGTTGAAATTGCTCGATTATGGGATAAATTGCGCTACTATGAGACCATGAATAGTGAGATGTCTCAGAGGAACCAGGAAGCTATGG AGAATGCACGACGAGTTAGAGAAGGAGGAAATAGATGGCAGAAACGGTTGTTGTTTTGGGGTTCAATAAGTGCAGGGACAGCAGTTGTAGTTGGGACTGGTGTCTTGGTTTGGTCTTATCTCGACATAGGAGGAGGATCATCCACACAGACAGACCATTCTGTTGCAACCGATCATCAAACTCAACATCGATGA
- the LOC124922286 gene encoding putative pentatricopeptide repeat-containing protein At3g47840: MACLLRSRLKLLRNLYPFVAQNFQTVAQIAVGSPPTIQCNIDIFEVNAELKHLVKSGRLCDANRLFDNLPTRDEVTWTTIISGYVASFEFSKALSLFSSMYVDHQVRLDPFVLSVVLKACGLSFNDRFGELLHGYTVKTGFVNSVFVGSSLLDMYMKIGKTLNGCKVFDEMPIRNVVSWTAIITGLVHAGHNHQGLSYFSDMWRGGEHCDSYTFAIALKACAVIGALNHGREIHTQAMKNGLDTSLHVTNSLSAMYNKCGKLNYGLCLFGKMETPDVVSWTNVIASYVQMGRDENAITEFLRMRESEVRPNEYTFAAVVSACASLARTKWGEQLHAHVLRLGLSGSLSVSNSIMTMYSKGGDLDSSSVLFNGMKVRDVVSWSTVIAGYAQSGCADETFEFLSRMRRNGPKPTEFALASVLSVCANMAILEQGKQIHAHVLSVGLDHTSMVQSGLINMYSKCGSLEESEKLFLEAEKNDDIVTWTSMINGYAEHGQSVRAVELFEKLLKLGLRPDSVTFIGVLTACSHGGLVELGLEYFDSIEKKYGISRSKEHYGCVIDLLCRAGRLGEAEGLIRSMPHKRDDVVWSSLLRGCRARGDVECGERAAEEVIKLDPNCAGTHITMANLYAAKGKWVEAGMARKMMKSKGLMKEPGWSWIKIMDSVSAFVAGDRSHPQAHDIYSVLGLIVSEDHDAKDDDDDDLVIHFL, from the coding sequence aTGGCGTGTCTACTCCGATCAAGACTTAAGTTGCTTCGGAATTTGTATCCTTTTGTTGCTCAAAATTTTCAGACCGTGGCTCAGATAGCAGTCGGATCACCTCCAACAATCCAATGTAATATTGATATATTTGAGGTGAACGCGGAGTTAAAGCATTTGGTGAAATCTGGCCGTCTCTGTGATGCTAACCGACTGTTTGATAATTTGCCTACAAGAGACGAAGTCACATGGACGACTATCATCTCCGGTTACGTTGCCTCATTTGAATTCTCCAAAGCTCTGTCTTTGTTTTCCAGTATGTATGTTGATCACCAAGTTAGACTCGATCCTTTCGTTCTCAGTGTTGTCCTCAAGGCCTGTGGACTCAGTTTCAATGACAGATTCGGGGAACTACTCCATGGGTATACTGTGAAGACCGGCTTTGTTAATTCTGTCTTTGTGGGTAGCTCTCTTCTTGACATGTACATGAAGATTGGCAAAACTTTGAATGGCTGCAAGGTGTTCGATGAAATGCCCATTAGAAATGTCGTTTCCTGGACTGCCATCATAACTGGCCTTGTTCACGCAGGTCATAACCACCAAGGGTTATCATATTTTTCTGATATGTGGAGAGGAGGTGAGCATTGCGATTCGTATACTTTTGCTATTGCATTGAAGGCATGTGCAGTGATAGGTGCTCTGAATCACGGCAGAGAAATCCACACTCAGGCGATGAAGAACGGGCTCGATACGAGTTTACATGTAACCAACAGTCTGTCTGCCATGTATAACAAATGTGGCAAGTTAAACTACGGCCTCTGCTTATTCGGTAAGATGGAAACTCCTGATGTTGTTTCTTGGACAAACGTAATCGCATCGTATGTTCAGATGGGTCGAGACGAGAATGCTATTACAGAGTTCTTAAGAATGAGAGAATCGGAAGTTCGTCCAAATGAATACACGTTTGCAGCTGTGGTCTCCGCCTGTGCCAGTCTTGCTAGAACCAAATGGGGAGAGCAACTCCACGCTCACGTTCTACGCTTAGGCCTGTCGGGTTCGTTATCGGTATCTAATTCCATCATGACCATGTATTCAAAGGGAGGCGATCTCGATTCATCTTCGGTTCTTTTCAACGGTATGAAAGTAAGAGACGTGGTTTCATGGAGCACGGTTATCGCCGGGTACGCACAGAGCGGCTGCGCAGACGAAACATTCGAGTTTCTGTCACGTATGAGAAGGAACGGACCGAAGCCAACCGAATTCGCTCTCGCTAGCGTCTTGAGCGTATGTGCCAACATGGCTATCCTCGAGCAAGGAAAGCAAATCCATGCACACGTCCTGTCGGTCGGACTGGATCACACGTCTATGGTACAGAGCGGGTTGATCAACATGTACTCGAAATGCGGGAGTTTAGAAGAATCGGAGAAGTTATTCCTAGAGGCGGAAAAGAACGACGATATAGTAACGTGGACATCAATGATCAACGGATACGCTGAACACGGTCAGAGCGTGAGAGCCGTTGAATTATTCGAAAAGCTTCTTAAATTGGGTTTGCGTCCTGATTCAGTTACTTTCATCGGGGTACTGACAGCTTGTAGCCACGGCGGGCTGGTGGAACTGGGCTTGGAATACTTCGATTCGATAGAAAAGAAATACGGAATAAGTCGTTCGAAGGAACACTACGGGTGCGTAATTGATCTACTATGTCGGGCTGGGCGATTGGGTGAGGCTGAAGGTTTGATAAGAAGTATGCCCCACAAAAGGGACGATGTGGTTTGGTCGAGTTTGCTTAGGGGTTGTAGGGCTCGTGGAGATGTTGAGTGTGGGGAGAGAGCTGCGGAAGAGGTAATTAAATTGGATCCGAATTGTGCGGGAACGCATATAACGATGGCGAATTTGTATGCGGCGAAAGGGAAGTGGGTGGAGGCGGGTATGGCGAGGAAAATGATGAAATCTAAGGGGCTTATGAAGGAGCCTGGATGGTCTTGGATTAAAATTATGGACAGTGTTTCTGCATTTGTGGCTGGTGATCGTTCACATCCTCAGGCTCATGATATATATAGTGTTTTAGGACTAATTGTTTCGGAGGATCATGATGCaaaggatgatgatgatgatgatttagttattcattttttatga
- the LOC124921133 gene encoding class V chitinase-like: MDPILAPDEEKKERYPIINNPGENTEKLRASAEWSKQKEVELNQTMMESKPNKYKNTSSDKNLPNKYKHTLSDKNLSTYWFRASEFPLSSIDSTFFTHLFCAFANLDSNSNQLVIFPQDQDSFSKFKKTVQQRNPSVKSLISIGGGNADKSAYASMASQARKHSTQMTNFRILIDEWCVAVAAEARSSGREALLLTATVSFGLKVNGWLRYPYSSITKSLDWINVISYDFYDPKRANDGAQTREHAALYDPDNSISGRNGIRDWIQIAGVNLNKIVIGIPYYGYGSKLVNPNIHGLLDPTDGPFRSGESSIGYNQIRDFITQNRASSVFNATIIANYTYTGTTWIGYDSTQSFQAKVAYAKSKALRGYFAWHIGADYNWELSKTASQSFRNMENGDDEYMKEE, encoded by the exons ATGGACCCAATATTAGCCCCAGACGAAGAAAAGAAGGAACGCTATCCTATTATTAATAATCCCGGAGAAAATACTGAGAAGTTGAGGGCATCGGCTGAATGGAGTAAACAGAAGGAAGTTGAATTGAACCAAACAATGATGGAAAGCAAGCCTAATAAATACAAGAACACTTCATCAGACAAAAACTTACCTAATAAATACAAGCACACTTTATCAGACAAAAACTTGTCAA CATACTGGTTTCGAGCCAGTGAATTCCCTCTATCCAGTATTGATTCCACGTTCTTCACTCACTTATTCTGCGCTTTCGCCAATCTTGATTCTAACTCCAACCAACTTGTTATATTCCCACAAGACCAAGATTCCTTCTCCAAGTTCAAAAAAACTGTTCAGCAAAGGAACCCTTCAGTCAAAAGTTTGATCTCCATTGGGGGTGGAAATGCTGACAAATCTGCTTATGCTTCCATGGCTAGCCAGGCTAGGAAGC ATAGCACTCAAATGACCAATTTCAGAATCCTCATTGATGAGTGGTGTGTAGCAGTTGCAGCCGAGGCTAGGAGCTCAGGTAGAGAGGCTCTGCTTTTGACAGCAACGGTCTCCTTTGGACTGAAAGTTAACGGATGGTTGAGATATCCTTattcatcaataaccaaaagtTTAGACTGGATTAATGTTATATCCTATGACTTTTATGATCCTAAACGGGCCAATGACGGAGCACAAACACGCGAACATGCTGCCCTATATGACCCTGATAATTCAATAAGTGGAAGAAATGGAATAAGGGATTGGATCCAAATAGCTGGAGTGAATTTGAATAAGATTGTTATTGGGATACCCTATTATGGGTATGGTTCGAAACTTGTAAACCCTAATATTCACGGGCTTTTAGACCCGACAGATGGCCCGTTTAGGAGTGGCGAATCATCAATTGGGTACAACCAAATCAGGGATTTTATCACACAAAATAGAGCATCCTCTGTTTTTAATGCCACGATCATAGCGAATTATACTTATACGGGTACCACATGGATCGGTTACGATAGTACTCAAAGTTTCCAAGCCAAGGTCGCTTATGCTAAGAGTAAAGCATTGCGCGGTTACTTTGCGTGGCACATTGGTGCGGATTACAACTGGGAGCTTTCCAAAACCg CTTCACAATCATTTAGAAACATGGAGAATGGAGATGATGAATATATGAAGGAAGagtaa